A genomic segment from Capsicum annuum cultivar UCD-10X-F1 unplaced genomic scaffold, UCD10Xv1.1 ctg70566, whole genome shotgun sequence encodes:
- the LOC124894146 gene encoding protein PHOSPHATE STARVATION RESPONSE 1-like translates to KYRTARYKPEPSEGTSEKKSTSVIEMPSMDLKTTMGITEALRLQMEVQKQLHEQLEIQRKLQLQIEEQGKYLEMMFERTKDIGKDLKVSSSITDEHPSPSTETKHSPPNDKSEALEKDPVSSNNCSSSSLGGKSPDKNVREDHDSDGGDSCCSPPSKRARTEERSALHES, encoded by the exons aaATATAGAACTGCCAGATATAAACCAGAACCCTCGGAAG GAACATCGGAAAAGAAGTCTACCAGTGTGATAGAGATGCCATCGATGGACCTGAAAAC GACTATGGGAATAACAGAAGCGCTAAGATTGCAGATGGAAGTCCAAAAGCAGCTTCATGAACAACTTGAG ATCCAAAGAAAGTTGCAGTTGCAGATTGAAGAACAAGGTAAATACCTCGAAATGATGTTTGAGAGGACGAAGGACATTGGGAAAGATTTAAAggtatcatcatcaataacagATGAACATCCTTCACCATCAACCGAGACAAAGCATTCGCCTCCAAACGACAAATCAGAAGCACTCGAGAAAGATCCTGTTAGTTCGAACAATTGTTCAAGTTCAAGTTTAGGAGGGAAATCACCGGACAAGAACGTTCGTGAAGATCACGACTCAGATGGTGGAGACTCGTGTTGTTCACCTCCGTCAAAACGAGCAAGAACTGAAGAAAGGTCAGCTCTTCATGAATCTTGA